One genomic window of Trichlorobacter lovleyi includes the following:
- a CDS encoding STAS domain-containing protein: protein MESTIRFEGGVGVISLTGRLDSGAAPLFDLWFVGQDKPECRFYLLEMSAMTYITSAGLRSILKICKVLEARGGRLAACAMTGPVRDLFKIAGFNQFVALYDGLDEGLAALSA, encoded by the coding sequence ATGGAATCTACAATCAGATTTGAAGGAGGTGTCGGTGTGATCAGCCTGACCGGACGGCTGGATTCCGGGGCAGCACCGCTTTTTGATCTCTGGTTTGTTGGGCAGGATAAACCGGAGTGCCGCTTTTACCTGCTGGAAATGAGTGCTATGACCTATATCACCAGTGCCGGATTGCGAAGTATTCTGAAGATCTGCAAGGTGCTTGAGGCGCGTGGCGGCAGGCTTGCGGCCTGCGCCATGACAGGGCCGGTCAGAGACCTGTTCAAGATAGCCGGTTTTAACCAGTTTGTGGCGCTGTATGATGGCCTTGATGAGGGGCTGGCTGCGCTTTCCGCCTGA
- a CDS encoding nucleotidyltransferase family protein, whose product MKSAAIILAAGFSSRMGSDKALLELGGRTTLEQIVSSYQAAGIGQVVVVTGQNHAALVQLCLPVELVQNPDPTAGMFSSIQTGVAALGPATDAFFVQPVDIPLVSPATLTGLLAALQQHPAADGVIPLFNGKRGHPPLLRMTLRQELLHADAAGGLRSLYCGWRMLELPSEDQAVLLDMDTPEQYARLKGRITG is encoded by the coding sequence ATGAAAAGCGCTGCCATTATACTTGCCGCCGGTTTTTCCAGCCGGATGGGCAGTGACAAGGCGCTGCTTGAGCTGGGAGGACGGACAACGCTTGAGCAGATTGTCAGCAGCTATCAGGCCGCCGGGATAGGGCAGGTTGTCGTGGTGACCGGGCAGAATCATGCCGCCCTGGTCCAGTTGTGTCTGCCGGTTGAGCTGGTGCAGAATCCTGACCCGACGGCAGGGATGTTTTCATCAATCCAGACCGGGGTTGCAGCGCTTGGACCTGCAACGGACGCCTTTTTCGTGCAGCCGGTGGATATCCCTTTGGTCAGCCCGGCAACATTGACCGGCCTGCTCGCCGCACTGCAGCAGCATCCCGCTGCTGACGGGGTGATTCCCCTCTTTAACGGTAAACGGGGCCATCCACCGTTGCTGCGGATGACACTGCGGCAGGAACTGCTGCATGCTGATGCTGCCGGAGGGTTGCGCAGCCTGTATTGCGGCTGGCGGATGCTGGAGCTGCCGTCTGAAGATCAGGCCGTGCTACTGGATATGGATACGCCTGAACAGTATGCCCGGCTTAAAGGTCGTATTACCGGTTGA
- a CDS encoding XdhC family protein, producing MSEALLILQEVAAGGCGAVALIVERSGSAPRGVGAMLLLRPDGSCLGTVGGGSLEQQVLEALQQLQQDGQACVRSFQLLPEQDGMPCGGSLTLLLARLAPAAIPVFATAAAGLEAGRGCTLQAALTESGQACWSVESPLLTAVPCYRIPLQAAPGLLICGAGHIAQALAPMALMAGFKVTVLDDRAELLAADRFPVAVETVLVEGFQGCLECQQITLATSVLIATYGHRHDRVVLEQALASAAGYIGMVGSRRKREELFGQLRAAGVADDALSRVHCPVGLPIRAETPAEIAVSILAELIAVRRGRQ from the coding sequence ATGTCTGAGGCCTTGCTGATACTGCAGGAGGTTGCAGCAGGCGGCTGCGGTGCAGTGGCCCTGATCGTCGAACGGAGCGGCTCTGCCCCCCGCGGGGTGGGGGCCATGCTGTTGCTCCGCCCGGACGGCAGCTGTCTGGGGACGGTGGGTGGCGGCAGCCTGGAACAGCAGGTTCTGGAGGCATTGCAGCAGCTGCAGCAGGATGGTCAGGCCTGTGTCCGATCTTTTCAGCTGCTGCCGGAGCAGGATGGTATGCCCTGTGGCGGCAGCCTGACCCTGCTGCTGGCACGGCTCGCTCCAGCTGCGATCCCTGTCTTTGCAACAGCAGCAGCCGGCCTGGAGGCAGGCAGGGGCTGTACCTTGCAGGCCGCTCTGACTGAGAGCGGTCAGGCCTGCTGGTCTGTTGAGTCGCCATTGCTTACTGCCGTGCCGTGTTACCGCATCCCTCTGCAGGCTGCCCCGGGGCTGTTGATCTGCGGGGCAGGACATATCGCTCAGGCATTGGCGCCGATGGCGCTGATGGCGGGGTTCAAGGTCACGGTACTTGATGACCGGGCTGAGCTGCTTGCTGCAGACCGGTTTCCTGTTGCTGTAGAAACCGTTCTGGTCGAAGGTTTTCAGGGCTGTCTGGAGTGTCAACAGATTACATTGGCCACCTCTGTGCTGATCGCCACCTATGGCCACCGGCATGACCGGGTTGTGCTGGAACAGGCCCTGGCAAGCGCTGCCGGCTATATCGGCATGGTGGGCAGCCGCCGCAAACGGGAAGAGCTGTTTGGTCAGCTGCGTGCCGCCGGAGTGGCTGATGATGCCTTGTCCCGGGTGCATTGCCCGGTGGGGCTGCCGATCAGGGCCGAAACCCCGGCGGAGATTGCGGTCAGTATCCTGGCCGAACTGATCGCCGTTCGCAGGGGCAGGCAATGA
- a CDS encoding MFS transporter — MPNPLLTRPFLLLCSQFLAVSTIVALFFPLQEYLTLLGMPAASAGFILGADALAALIVQPFITPLITARTARRWLLAGALILALALVMEGGSSGEFAFTAARLLQGTGFICVVAAIMPLFVLCIPREMSGRAFGWISLVRLVPYAVVPLLFDLFKVAPAALGGVIRWSALLALLAGALLWLLPRFPQEQEPASGTSFAGIRNSLADRSLLLLFAATVLLYAGYAATFFYLKGFGRAAGLANSGLFFTLATVMMMLVRLFGGSLFDRFDKRRMTMIFLLLSATGTGLILSASNAAILLALAVLCGIGWGVVMPLLNALIFDVSQPETRGLNQNLGLLMLQCGFFLGPLSGGWLLPRGGYPALFGAAAGVQLLAAVLVLLVRNRDV, encoded by the coding sequence ATGCCGAATCCGCTCCTGACCCGTCCCTTCCTGCTGCTCTGCAGCCAGTTCCTGGCGGTTTCAACCATTGTCGCACTCTTCTTTCCGCTGCAGGAATACCTGACCTTGCTGGGGATGCCTGCTGCCTCAGCCGGCTTTATTCTGGGGGCTGACGCCCTGGCAGCCCTGATTGTGCAACCGTTCATTACCCCGCTGATTACGGCCCGCACTGCCCGGCGCTGGCTACTGGCCGGGGCCCTGATCCTTGCCCTGGCGCTGGTCATGGAGGGGGGCAGCAGCGGTGAGTTTGCCTTTACAGCAGCCCGTCTGTTGCAAGGGACCGGCTTTATCTGCGTGGTGGCGGCGATCATGCCGCTGTTTGTGCTCTGCATCCCCCGCGAGATGAGTGGTCGCGCCTTTGGCTGGATCTCGCTGGTGCGGCTGGTGCCCTACGCCGTGGTGCCGCTTTTGTTTGATCTGTTTAAGGTCGCCCCTGCAGCCCTGGGTGGAGTGATCCGCTGGTCGGCCCTGCTGGCCCTGCTGGCCGGGGCGCTGCTCTGGCTGCTGCCCCGTTTTCCCCAGGAGCAGGAACCGGCCAGCGGGACATCCTTTGCCGGCATCAGAAACAGCCTGGCCGACCGGAGCCTGTTGCTGCTGTTTGCCGCCACGGTGCTGCTGTACGCCGGGTATGCTGCCACCTTCTTCTATCTAAAGGGGTTTGGCCGGGCAGCCGGGCTGGCCAACAGCGGCCTGTTTTTCACGCTTGCCACGGTGATGATGATGCTGGTCCGCCTGTTTGGCGGCAGCCTGTTTGACCGCTTTGACAAACGCCGCATGACCATGATTTTTCTGCTGCTGTCTGCAACAGGCACCGGTCTGATCCTGTCAGCGTCCAACGCTGCCATCCTGCTGGCACTGGCGGTGCTGTGCGGTATCGGCTGGGGCGTGGTGATGCCGCTCTTGAATGCGCTGATCTTTGATGTCTCGCAGCCGGAAACACGGGGGCTCAATCAGAATCTGGGGCTGCTGATGCTGCAGTGCGGCTTTTTTCTGGGGCCGCTGTCAGGTGGCTGGCTGCTGCCCCGGGGCGGCTACCCGGCCCTCTTCGGCGCTGCAGCCGGTGTGCAGCTGCTGGCTGCCGTGCTGGTGCTGCTGGTGAGGAACAGGGATGTCTGA
- a CDS encoding FAD binding domain-containing protein yields the protein MVLFPTTIDDLFEQTQRYSNAQFMAGGTDLLVSLRHAPQHERTIIGLERVDELHRIEEQPDNGVSIGAAVTFSSITGNRLLKARYPLLTQAAATVGGPAIRTMASIGGNIVTASPAADSLPALYLLDARLELRSATGNRTVAIDEFILGPRRTMLQPGEIISRIILPPAVAWNLQLFEKVGRRKSLAIAVASLAAMLRLADDGTALEARFAWGSVGPTVLRCPAAEAVLTGQPLQEAVLHEAAALVREAVSPIDDIRASADYRRSVAGNLLLRLVN from the coding sequence ATGGTACTTTTTCCTACGACAATAGACGATCTGTTCGAGCAGACGCAGCGTTATAGCAATGCCCAGTTCATGGCCGGTGGTACGGATCTGCTGGTATCCCTCCGGCACGCGCCGCAGCATGAACGGACAATCATCGGTCTGGAACGGGTTGATGAGTTGCACCGGATTGAAGAACAGCCGGACAACGGCGTCAGCATCGGCGCTGCTGTCACATTCAGTTCCATCACGGGCAACCGTCTGTTAAAGGCGCGCTATCCGCTGCTGACCCAGGCTGCCGCAACGGTTGGCGGACCGGCCATCCGCACCATGGCCAGCATCGGAGGCAATATCGTGACCGCCTCACCGGCTGCTGATTCCCTGCCTGCCCTGTATCTGCTGGATGCCCGGCTGGAACTGCGCTCCGCAACAGGTAACCGGACCGTGGCGATTGATGAGTTTATTCTTGGACCGCGCCGGACCATGCTGCAGCCGGGGGAGATCATCAGCCGGATTATCCTGCCCCCTGCAGTTGCGTGGAACCTGCAGCTCTTTGAAAAGGTCGGCCGCCGCAAGTCCCTGGCCATTGCCGTGGCGTCACTGGCGGCAATGCTGCGGTTGGCTGATGACGGCACCGCGCTTGAGGCCCGCTTTGCCTGGGGCAGTGTCGGCCCAACCGTGCTGCGCTGTCCGGCTGCCGAGGCTGTGCTGACTGGACAGCCGTTACAGGAGGCGGTGCTGCACGAGGCGGCGGCCCTGGTTCGCGAGGCGGTCAGCCCGATTGACGATATCCGGGCCTCTGCCGATTATCGTCGCAGCGTGGCAGGCAATCTGCTGCTCAGGCTGGTCAACTGA
- a CDS encoding four helix bundle protein yields the protein MEKRDIPERTFEFARKIVKLCQVLDQVPGVSRTLSNQLLRSGTSIGANVEEGQGSQSRADFIAKYSIACKEARETHYWLRLLAATEILPQSQLSELLEEAHQLVSILTAIVKKCRANNERKV from the coding sequence ATGGAAAAGAGGGATATACCGGAACGGACGTTTGAGTTTGCCAGAAAGATTGTTAAGCTCTGCCAGGTGCTTGATCAAGTGCCGGGTGTGAGTAGAACACTGTCAAACCAGTTACTGCGTTCTGGGACATCGATTGGTGCTAATGTTGAGGAAGGGCAGGGAAGCCAGAGCCGTGCGGACTTTATTGCAAAGTACTCCATTGCCTGCAAAGAGGCTCGTGAAACACACTATTGGCTGCGTCTTCTGGCTGCCACAGAGATTTTGCCTCAGTCGCAGCTCTCAGAACTGCTTGAAGAAGCGCATCAGCTTGTTTCAATACTCACCGCAATAGTCAAAAAGTGTCGGGCAAACAACGAAAGGAAAGTGTGA
- a CDS encoding (2Fe-2S)-binding protein, translating to MLQHNQTIRFTLNGQATVLEAVAERRVIDLLREDLGLTGSKEGCGTGECGACTILVDGLPKLACLMLAAQLEGRQVETVEALQQTETGRTLMAAFAEEGAVQCGYCIPGMEMASLALLRQDEPLTRERIKEGLSGNLCRCTGYVKIVDAVEKTARVKGEG from the coding sequence ATGTTACAGCATAATCAGACCATCCGCTTTACCCTGAACGGGCAGGCAACGGTGCTTGAGGCCGTTGCCGAGCGCCGGGTGATTGATCTGCTGCGTGAAGATCTGGGGCTGACCGGCAGCAAGGAAGGCTGCGGCACCGGTGAATGCGGGGCCTGCACCATCCTGGTGGATGGTCTGCCGAAACTGGCCTGCCTGATGTTGGCGGCCCAGCTTGAGGGTCGGCAGGTGGAGACCGTTGAGGCGCTGCAGCAGACTGAAACGGGCCGCACCCTGATGGCCGCCTTTGCTGAGGAAGGGGCGGTGCAGTGCGGTTACTGCATTCCCGGTATGGAGATGGCCTCGCTGGCGCTGCTGCGGCAGGATGAACCGCTGACCCGGGAGCGGATCAAGGAAGGGCTGTCCGGCAACCTCTGCCGCTGCACCGGCTATGTCAAGATCGTGGATGCGGTGGAGAAAACGGCAAGGGTGAAGGGTGAAGGGTGA
- a CDS encoding acyl carrier protein → MTRFEKVQGLIQKAGKGKVAVEKIVPAADLRSDLGLDSLAMMELLVLTEEAFGLTISKEDAVATKTVGEMIAYIDSHVTA, encoded by the coding sequence ATGACGAGATTTGAGAAGGTACAGGGACTGATCCAGAAGGCAGGCAAGGGCAAGGTGGCTGTGGAGAAGATTGTGCCTGCTGCTGATCTGCGCAGCGACCTCGGCCTGGATTCACTGGCAATGATGGAACTGTTGGTGCTGACCGAGGAGGCCTTTGGTCTCACGATCAGCAAAGAGGATGCCGTGGCGACCAAGACGGTAGGTGAGATGATCGCCTACATTGACAGCCATGTTACAGCATAA
- a CDS encoding acyl carrier protein, protein MSTMEKLQQLVVKVSKGRLSEAVLTPEARLNEDLGLDSLAQSELIVLVEDTFAITVGLEEAAKVTTIGGILAFIEGTVVS, encoded by the coding sequence ATGAGCACCATGGAAAAGCTGCAACAACTGGTTGTCAAGGTCAGCAAGGGGCGGCTGTCGGAGGCGGTGTTGACACCGGAGGCCCGGCTGAATGAAGACCTGGGGCTGGATTCCCTGGCGCAGTCTGAGCTGATCGTGCTGGTGGAGGATACGTTCGCCATCACGGTCGGGCTTGAGGAGGCTGCAAAGGTGACCACGATTGGCGGTATACTGGCCTTTATCGAGGGGACCGTCGTCTCCTGA
- a CDS encoding beta-ketoacyl-ACP synthase III: MMKIGAGILGAGAYLPDNVLSNQELAERFGVTTDWIYERTGIHNRRIVAPGQACSDLAVVAARQALAASGTTPDEIGMVIMATSTADYRMPATAAIVQGALGIPAAACFDLSAACSGFVYGLVVACHAVSCGFCPKVLLIGAEVLSQVASPVDCDSAILFGDGAGAVVLGAVPDGYGLLATDAGSIGSEHGAIVIPAGGSRLPASPEALAEQLQYVRMDGQQVFMFAMRVLGNSAMRVIQKAGLSLEDIDLFIPHQANRRIIEAAAGRLDLPMDKIVIDLEQCGNTSAASIPIALHNVLHAGRIRHGDRLVLTGFGGGVSWGSALVRWHSVEE, translated from the coding sequence ATGATGAAGATCGGGGCAGGCATTCTGGGGGCCGGTGCCTATCTGCCGGACAATGTTCTGAGCAATCAGGAACTGGCAGAGCGTTTCGGGGTCACAACCGATTGGATCTATGAGCGGACCGGCATTCATAACCGCCGGATTGTTGCTCCCGGACAGGCCTGCTCTGATCTGGCCGTTGTTGCGGCCCGTCAGGCACTTGCAGCCTCAGGAACCACACCGGATGAGATCGGTATGGTGATCATGGCCACCTCCACCGCTGATTACCGGATGCCTGCCACGGCAGCCATTGTTCAGGGGGCGCTGGGTATACCAGCGGCAGCCTGTTTTGATCTGTCTGCTGCCTGCTCGGGGTTTGTCTACGGGCTGGTGGTTGCGTGCCATGCCGTCTCCTGCGGGTTCTGCCCCAAGGTGCTGCTGATCGGTGCCGAGGTGCTGTCGCAGGTTGCCAGTCCTGTGGACTGCGACAGCGCGATCCTGTTCGGTGACGGTGCCGGTGCCGTGGTGCTCGGTGCTGTGCCTGACGGCTACGGGCTGCTGGCCACTGATGCGGGAAGCATCGGTTCTGAACATGGGGCGATTGTCATTCCGGCAGGCGGCAGCCGGCTTCCGGCTTCCCCTGAGGCCCTGGCCGAACAGTTGCAGTATGTGCGGATGGATGGACAGCAGGTCTTTATGTTTGCCATGCGGGTCCTGGGCAATTCGGCCATGCGGGTCATACAGAAGGCAGGACTGTCATTGGAGGATATTGATCTGTTCATCCCCCATCAGGCCAATCGCCGGATTATTGAGGCTGCAGCCGGGCGTCTGGACCTGCCGATGGATAAAATCGTGATAGATCTTGAGCAGTGCGGCAATACCTCGGCCGCCTCAATCCCGATCGCTCTGCATAACGTCCTGCATGCGGGACGGATCAGGCATGGCGACCGGCTGGTACTGACCGGATTCGGTGGTGGTGTCAGTTGGGGATCGGCTCTCGTGCGTTGGCACTCCGTTGAGGAGTGA
- a CDS encoding acyl carrier protein, whose translation MNREQACAEVTAILHELLPGSGPAYQAQQHLQRDLGIDSIRFVQLVLALEDRLAIAIDDADLFRLRSVGDCVDLVMERLPHVGDERGV comes from the coding sequence ATGAACAGGGAGCAGGCCTGTGCTGAGGTTACCGCCATTCTGCATGAGCTGCTGCCCGGCAGTGGCCCGGCATATCAGGCGCAGCAACATCTGCAGCGTGATCTTGGCATTGACTCAATCCGGTTTGTGCAGCTGGTGCTTGCCTTGGAAGACCGCTTGGCAATCGCAATCGATGATGCAGACCTTTTCAGGCTGCGGTCTGTGGGAGACTGTGTTGATCTCGTTATGGAGCGGCTGCCGCACGTGGGTGACGAGAGGGGCGTATGA
- a CDS encoding delta-60 repeat domain-containing protein — MNLKMLLGWCLLGAALLTGCSSNDPAVRYVGLDYSFNPPLGYALFTPASGFSSRGVETALQSDGKVIVMGSTVNGTDDDLLLIRYTKDGLLDTSFGTNGYVRYGDYDRDRGLGLAILPVDDSIIVTGYSTIGGSRELLVVKFSANGTFVKDLLYSDLGTDIGFGIALTPDQKIVIIGESSSSQAQKQDLLLLRLDFDLQFDPGFAQFGAFHYNGPASGNEKGFAVVVQPDGKLVASGASVTSGSKEDMLVIRVNQDGSLDSSFATNGSFVWSSPGDYADYANNLALQPDGKVIVTGAAASATGFQIVTMRLLSSGQLDSGFGQDGLVSYTGLTGSDAYPYGLLVQQGGRIIVAGSSMNSAGNKDAVLLRYTTDGQLDPLFGGEGLLIFEGPGGGTDVANGLALQLDQAVLVTGYTSNGQYDSVLTWRLK, encoded by the coding sequence ATGAATCTGAAGATGCTTCTTGGATGGTGTCTGCTTGGCGCGGCGTTGCTGACCGGCTGCAGCAGCAATGACCCTGCTGTGCGGTACGTTGGCCTTGATTACAGTTTCAATCCTCCGCTCGGCTATGCCCTGTTTACACCCGCTTCCGGCTTTTCCAGCCGGGGGGTGGAAACCGCGCTGCAGTCGGACGGCAAGGTGATTGTGATGGGCTCGACCGTCAACGGCACGGACGATGACCTGTTGCTGATCCGCTACACCAAAGACGGCCTGCTTGATACCAGCTTCGGCACCAACGGCTATGTCCGTTACGGCGATTACGACCGAGACCGCGGCCTGGGACTGGCCATCCTGCCGGTTGATGACTCGATCATCGTGACCGGCTACTCGACCATAGGCGGCAGCCGGGAGCTGCTGGTGGTCAAGTTTTCCGCCAACGGCACCTTTGTGAAAGACCTGCTCTATTCTGATCTGGGGACCGATATCGGCTTCGGCATCGCCTTGACCCCGGACCAGAAGATCGTGATTATCGGAGAAAGCTCGTCATCCCAGGCCCAGAAACAGGATCTGCTGCTGTTGCGGCTGGATTTTGACCTGCAGTTTGATCCGGGCTTTGCCCAGTTCGGCGCCTTTCACTACAACGGCCCGGCAAGCGGCAACGAAAAAGGGTTTGCGGTGGTGGTCCAGCCTGACGGCAAGCTGGTCGCCAGCGGTGCTTCCGTTACCAGTGGCAGCAAGGAGGATATGCTGGTGATCCGGGTCAACCAGGACGGCAGCCTGGACAGCAGTTTTGCAACCAATGGCAGCTTTGTCTGGAGCAGTCCCGGCGATTATGCCGATTATGCCAATAACCTTGCCCTGCAGCCGGACGGCAAGGTCATCGTGACCGGCGCGGCTGCCAGCGCAACCGGTTTTCAGATCGTCACCATGCGGCTGCTCTCCTCGGGACAGCTTGACAGCGGATTCGGCCAGGACGGTCTGGTTTCCTACACCGGACTGACCGGCAGCGATGCCTATCCCTATGGCCTGCTGGTGCAGCAGGGGGGCAGGATCATTGTTGCCGGCAGCAGCATGAACAGCGCAGGCAACAAGGATGCCGTGCTGCTGCGCTACACCACGGACGGCCAGCTTGATCCTCTCTTTGGCGGGGAGGGGCTGTTGATCTTTGAAGGGCCCGGCGGCGGCACCGATGTGGCCAACGGCCTGGCATTGCAGCTTGATCAGGCGGTGCTGGTGACCGGCTATACCAGCAATGGGCAGTATGATTCGGTTCTGACCTGGCGCCTGAAATGA
- a CDS encoding response regulator produces the protein MEHSRASARFKLLFVEDDAVVCHAIGRMLAREFSGAQVYTADNGQRGLELFREHAPEIVLTDINMPVMNGIEMAERIRELQPGTSFIVLTGHSDKSYLDRFSAIGFYDYIIKPADLDRLFDTIERCHADTLHEQEQA, from the coding sequence ATGGAACATTCCCGCGCCTCAGCCCGCTTCAAGCTGCTTTTTGTGGAGGATGACGCGGTTGTCTGCCACGCCATTGGCCGCATGCTTGCCAGGGAGTTTTCCGGGGCCCAGGTCTACACCGCCGACAACGGCCAGCGCGGCCTTGAGCTGTTCCGGGAGCATGCGCCGGAGATCGTCCTTACGGACATCAACATGCCGGTCATGAACGGCATCGAGATGGCCGAGCGGATCAGGGAGCTGCAGCCCGGCACCAGTTTCATCGTGCTCACCGGCCACAGTGATAAAAGCTATCTGGACCGGTTCAGCGCCATCGGCTTTTACGACTACATCATCAAACCGGCTGATCTGGACAGGCTGTTTGATACGATTGAACGGTGCCATGCCGATACTCTGCATGAACAGGAACAAGCCTGA
- a CDS encoding sensor histidine kinase: MGRKRGEAMDQSATAREIGSEPPRVMSPMRLIVSLLVVLFLGEALVMFILPLIFHTSIAFVDNFADSVLLVLISAPFIWFWVARPLHSSAREVERLNMALAERAAELQQQNVQLQQTYAELQAETAARQQAMEELREKQQLLIQQSRMAAMGEMLGNIAHQWRQPLNVVGVKVQEIGFSHRHGELSKELLDANISSAMGVLQHLSQTITVFQNYNVPDKEKSLFRVEQVIADTVQILEESLKNSSIRLEVATAGEPQINGYPNEFGQVLMNLILNAKDALQERQPGDPRVVVRSWSEEGRARVSISDNGGGINEEIMAKIFDPFFTTKALGKGTGVGLFLAKTIIEKNMGGCISVRNTADGAEFRIEV, from the coding sequence ATGGGAAGAAAGCGAGGGGAGGCCATGGACCAGTCAGCAACAGCAAGGGAGATCGGCAGTGAACCACCCAGGGTGATGTCACCCATGCGCCTGATCGTAAGCCTGCTGGTGGTGCTGTTTCTGGGCGAGGCGCTGGTGATGTTTATCCTGCCGCTGATTTTCCATACCTCGATCGCCTTTGTCGATAACTTTGCCGACTCCGTGCTGCTGGTGCTGATCAGTGCCCCGTTTATCTGGTTTTGGGTTGCCCGGCCGCTACACAGCTCGGCCAGGGAGGTCGAAAGGCTGAACATGGCCCTGGCCGAGCGGGCCGCTGAACTGCAGCAGCAGAATGTCCAGCTGCAGCAGACCTATGCTGAGCTGCAGGCAGAGACGGCAGCACGCCAGCAGGCCATGGAGGAGCTGCGGGAAAAACAGCAACTGCTGATCCAGCAGAGCCGCATGGCGGCCATGGGTGAAATGCTGGGCAACATCGCCCACCAGTGGCGTCAGCCCCTCAATGTGGTCGGGGTCAAGGTGCAGGAAATCGGCTTTTCCCACCGCCACGGCGAGTTGAGCAAGGAGCTGCTGGATGCCAATATCTCCTCTGCCATGGGGGTCCTGCAGCACCTGTCCCAGACCATTACCGTCTTCCAGAACTACAACGTCCCGGATAAGGAAAAGAGCCTGTTCAGGGTGGAGCAGGTCATTGCCGACACGGTGCAGATTCTGGAAGAGAGCCTGAAAAACAGCAGCATCCGCCTGGAGGTCGCAACTGCCGGTGAACCGCAGATCAACGGTTATCCCAATGAATTCGGTCAGGTGCTGATGAACCTGATTCTGAATGCCAAGGATGCCCTGCAGGAGCGGCAGCCCGGCGACCCCCGGGTTGTTGTGCGATCCTGGTCCGAAGAAGGGCGGGCCAGGGTGAGCATCAGCGACAACGGCGGCGGCATCAACGAGGAGATCATGGCCAAGATTTTTGACCCGTTCTTTACCACCAAGGCGCTCGGCAAAGGGACCGGGGTCGGTCTGTTTCTGGCCAAAACCATTATTGAGAAGAATATGGGTGGCTGCATCAGCGTGCGTAACACCGCCGATGGTGCAGAATTCAGAATCGAGGTCTGA
- a CDS encoding cystatin domain-containing protein translates to MKKLTVPVYILAVILFTALPNTHCLAQEQISGGWVSAAATKPEVVAAAKFAVAEQAKLMQKELEPAAAKLRLVSILRAEEQVVSGMNYHLALKVKLNGTRKKAEATVWWQAWNKETPYTLTSWKWK, encoded by the coding sequence ATGAAAAAACTGACTGTTCCCGTCTATATCCTTGCAGTTATTCTTTTTACCGCACTACCTAATACCCATTGTCTGGCACAAGAGCAGATCTCCGGCGGTTGGGTCTCGGCAGCAGCGACCAAGCCGGAGGTGGTTGCTGCAGCAAAATTTGCCGTTGCTGAACAGGCCAAGCTGATGCAGAAAGAGTTGGAACCGGCAGCAGCAAAGCTGCGCCTGGTCTCTATTCTGCGTGCCGAAGAACAGGTTGTCTCCGGCATGAACTACCACCTTGCGCTGAAGGTAAAACTGAACGGTACGCGCAAAAAGGCAGAGGCAACGGTCTGGTGGCAGGCCTGGAACAAGGAAACGCCGTACACGTTGACCTCATGGAAATGGAAGTAA
- a CDS encoding putative signal transducing protein: MKNTEVNNDEICAVTEPMVTVAVYGTPYEAGLAKSELESYDIPVFLADEYTIGINSLYANALGGIKVNVPESCAEQACRILRQELLPEEEALMQDFESATPPFPKSLAWLYLLLGASGIVGFIMMLLRA, from the coding sequence ATGAAGAACACAGAAGTTAATAATGACGAAATATGCGCTGTCACGGAACCTATGGTGACGGTGGCTGTGTACGGTACACCCTATGAGGCAGGTCTGGCTAAAAGTGAGCTGGAGTCCTATGACATACCGGTGTTTCTGGCTGACGAGTATACGATCGGCATAAACAGTCTGTATGCAAACGCCCTCGGTGGTATCAAGGTGAATGTGCCTGAAAGCTGTGCTGAACAGGCCTGCCGGATATTGCGGCAGGAACTGCTGCCGGAGGAAGAGGCGCTGATGCAGGATTTTGAGTCAGCCACGCCGCCATTCCCCAAGTCTCTGGCCTGGCTCTATCTGCTGCTGGGGGCATCCGGCATTGTTGGTTTTATCATGATGCTGTTGCGCGCGTAA